Proteins from a genomic interval of Aquabacterium sp. J223:
- a CDS encoding hemolysin family protein translates to MDIVLLLLLILINGAFAMSEMALTAARKARLAVMAEAKEAGAAAALALHDNPTKFLSVVQIGITSIGVLNGIVGEAAFSRPTARWLEATLSLSTRTADLAGTALVVIVITFLTIIFGELVPKRLGQLYPEQVARRVARPMELLSMVVRPFVKLLTVTTEATLRLFGIRDEGVGRSVTEEEIAASLEEGLEMGVIEEQEHQMVRNVFRLDERQVGSMMIPRGDVDWLDADAPFDAVMAAIAQHGRARYPVCRGGLDEVLGVVSAQVLLAALARGERPALKDLLGPAVFVPETLSGMELLDHFRVSSSELVFVVDEYGVVQGVISVRDVLEAITGEFTTPTGDDGWAVQRDDGSWLMDGLIPVPELKDRLDLKALPEEDRGRYNTLAGMVMLLLGRLPETTDAVEWEGWRFEVIDLDGKRVDKVLVQRLPEVAEETDGG, encoded by the coding sequence ATGGACATCGTCCTTCTGCTGCTGCTCATCCTGATCAACGGTGCCTTCGCCATGTCGGAGATGGCGCTCACCGCCGCGCGCAAGGCGCGGCTGGCGGTGATGGCGGAGGCCAAGGAGGCCGGTGCCGCGGCGGCGCTGGCGCTGCACGACAACCCGACCAAGTTCCTGTCGGTGGTGCAGATCGGCATCACCTCCATCGGCGTGCTCAACGGCATCGTCGGCGAGGCCGCCTTCTCCCGCCCCACCGCGCGCTGGCTGGAGGCCACGCTGTCGCTGTCGACCCGCACCGCCGACCTCGCCGGCACCGCGCTGGTGGTGATCGTCATCACCTTCCTCACCATCATCTTCGGCGAGCTGGTGCCCAAGCGGCTGGGCCAGCTGTACCCCGAGCAGGTGGCCCGCCGCGTCGCGCGGCCGATGGAACTGCTGTCGATGGTGGTCCGGCCCTTCGTCAAGCTGCTGACGGTGACCACCGAGGCCACGCTGCGCCTGTTCGGCATCCGCGACGAAGGCGTCGGCCGCAGCGTGACCGAGGAGGAGATCGCCGCCAGCCTGGAAGAAGGCCTGGAGATGGGCGTCATCGAGGAGCAGGAGCACCAGATGGTGCGCAACGTCTTCCGCCTCGACGAGCGGCAGGTGGGCTCGATGATGATCCCGCGCGGCGACGTCGACTGGCTCGACGCCGACGCGCCCTTCGACGCCGTGATGGCCGCCATCGCCCAGCACGGCCGGGCGCGCTACCCGGTCTGCCGGGGCGGGCTGGACGAAGTGCTGGGCGTGGTCTCGGCGCAGGTGCTGCTGGCGGCGCTGGCGCGTGGCGAGCGGCCGGCGCTGAAGGACCTGCTGGGGCCGGCCGTCTTCGTGCCGGAGACGCTGTCGGGCATGGAGCTGCTGGACCATTTCCGCGTCTCGTCCAGCGAGCTCGTCTTCGTGGTCGACGAGTACGGCGTGGTGCAGGGTGTCATCAGCGTGCGCGACGTGCTGGAGGCCATCACCGGCGAGTTCACCACGCCCACCGGCGACGACGGCTGGGCGGTGCAGCGCGACGACGGCAGCTGGCTGATGGACGGCCTGATCCCGGTGCCCGAGCTCAAGGACCGGCTCGACCTGAAGGCGCTGCCCGAGGAGGACCGCGGCCGCTACAACACGCTGGCCGGCATGGTCATGCTGCTGCTCGGCCGCCTGCCCGAGACCACCGATGCGGTGGAATGGGAGGGCTGGCGCTTCGAGGTCATCGACCTCGACGGCAAGCGGGTCGACAAGGTGCTGGTGCAACGGCTGCCGGAGGTGGCCGAGGAGACCGATGGCGGCTGA
- a CDS encoding symmetrical bis(5'-nucleosyl)-tetraphosphatase: protein MDLLIGDVQGCCDALDRLLEVSGFSPSRDRLVVLGDLINRGPQSLPTLQRLRSLGASATCLLGNHDLHFLAVAAGVRREHRSDTLAPILASAERAAWVDWVRQRPLAVEHAGWLCLHAGVVPQWDAAQTLALAAEVQHLLRGPDLCGFLQVMYGNDPDRWDDALAGADRWRFVVNTLTRIRFCSADGRLELKVKEAADRAPEGLMPWFDVPGRRSAGTPIAFGHWSTLGLLQRPDLLALDTGCVWGGQLSAMRVDGGRRELIQVACAQAQAPGRPETIDAAAEAWGSGLTQQS, encoded by the coding sequence ATGGACTTGCTCATCGGCGACGTGCAGGGCTGCTGCGACGCGCTGGACCGGCTGCTCGAGGTGAGCGGCTTCTCGCCCTCGCGCGACCGGCTGGTCGTGCTCGGCGACCTGATCAACCGCGGGCCGCAGTCGCTGCCCACGCTGCAGCGGCTGCGTTCGCTCGGCGCCTCGGCCACCTGCCTGCTCGGCAACCACGACCTGCACTTCCTCGCCGTCGCCGCCGGCGTGCGGCGCGAGCACCGCAGCGACACGCTGGCGCCCATCCTGGCCTCGGCCGAACGCGCGGCCTGGGTCGACTGGGTGCGGCAGCGCCCGCTGGCCGTCGAGCACGCCGGCTGGCTGTGCTTGCACGCCGGCGTGGTGCCGCAGTGGGACGCGGCACAGACGCTGGCGCTGGCGGCCGAGGTCCAACACCTGCTGCGCGGGCCCGACCTCTGCGGTTTCCTGCAGGTGATGTACGGCAACGACCCGGACCGGTGGGACGACGCGCTGGCCGGCGCCGACCGCTGGCGCTTCGTGGTCAACACCCTCACCCGCATCCGCTTCTGCAGCGCCGACGGCCGGCTCGAGCTGAAGGTCAAGGAAGCCGCCGACCGGGCGCCCGAGGGGCTGATGCCCTGGTTCGACGTGCCCGGCCGCAGGAGCGCCGGCACGCCCATCGCCTTCGGCCACTGGTCGACGCTCGGCCTGCTGCAGCGGCCCGACCTGCTGGCGCTGGACACCGGCTGCGTGTGGGGCGGACAGCTCAGCGCCATGCGCGTCGACGGCGGCCGGCGCGAGCTCATCCAGGTCGCGTGCGCACAGGCGCAGGCGCCGGGACGACCTGAGACAATCGACGCCGCAGCGGAGGCTTGGGGGAGCGGTTTAACCCAGCAGTCTTGA
- the tesB gene encoding acyl-CoA thioesterase II — translation MQMSPQDLIALLRVEPLEHNLFRGQSADIGSPQVFGGQVLGQALMAAGRTVPGDRSVHSLHAYFLLPGDKRAPIVYEVERIRDGGSFTTRRVVAIQHGQRIFNFAASFHTPEPGVEHADAMPEVPPPESLRSEDDLRREFAPRAPAALRRFFEPTALEIRPVQTFHPLQPTPMPPRFESWMRCREPLPDEPLLHQALLAYASDWGLLRTAMLPHGLSFMDKGLRVASLDHAMWFHGDFRLDDWLLYATESPRAGGARGFCRGQAFTRDGRLVASMAQEGLVRRVPPPAAA, via the coding sequence ATGCAGATGTCGCCGCAGGACCTGATCGCGCTGCTGCGGGTCGAGCCGCTCGAGCACAACCTCTTCCGCGGGCAGAGCGCCGACATCGGCAGCCCGCAGGTCTTCGGCGGCCAGGTGCTGGGCCAGGCGCTGATGGCCGCCGGCCGCACCGTGCCGGGGGACCGCTCGGTGCATTCGCTGCACGCCTACTTCCTGCTGCCGGGTGACAAGCGCGCGCCCATCGTCTACGAGGTCGAGCGCATCCGCGACGGCGGCAGCTTCACCACCCGACGGGTGGTGGCCATCCAGCACGGCCAGCGCATCTTCAACTTCGCGGCGTCCTTCCACACGCCCGAACCCGGCGTCGAACACGCCGACGCGATGCCCGAGGTGCCGCCTCCCGAGTCGTTGCGCAGCGAGGACGACCTGCGCCGCGAGTTCGCCCCCCGCGCGCCGGCGGCGCTGCGCCGCTTCTTCGAGCCGACCGCGCTGGAGATCCGGCCGGTGCAGACCTTCCACCCGCTGCAGCCCACCCCGATGCCGCCTCGCTTCGAGAGCTGGATGCGCTGCCGCGAACCGCTGCCCGACGAGCCGCTGCTGCACCAGGCGCTGCTGGCCTATGCGTCGGACTGGGGCCTGCTGCGAACGGCCATGCTGCCGCACGGCCTGAGCTTCATGGACAAGGGCCTGCGCGTGGCCAGCCTGGACCACGCCATGTGGTTCCACGGCGACTTCCGGCTCGACGACTGGCTGCTCTACGCCACCGAGTCGCCGCGCGCCGGCGGCGCCCGCGGCTTCTGCCGCGGCCAGGCCTTCACGCGCGACGGCCGACTGGTGGCGTCGATGGCGCAGGAAGGGCTGGTGCGCCGCGTGCCCCCGCCGGCGGCGGCCTGA
- the map gene encoding type I methionyl aminopeptidase, with product MSITLKTPQDIEAMRVAGRLAAEVLDMLTPHVKPGVTTLELDRLALDYIQNVQHTTSATVGYQPPGYPPFPAALCTSVNHQVCHGIPNERPLKNGDIVNIDVTVIKDGWHGDTSRMFIVGEGSIAAKRLCAVTYEAMWRGIVKVKPGARLGDIGHAIQTFAENQGFSVVREFCGHGVGRKFHEEPQVLHYGRPGTLEELVPGMVFTIEPMINAGRREIKELGDGWTIVTKDRSLSAQWEHMIAVTETGYEVLTLSAGSPPPPAFVPAVAAAA from the coding sequence ATGAGCATCACGCTGAAGACACCCCAGGACATCGAGGCCATGCGCGTGGCCGGCCGACTGGCCGCCGAGGTGCTGGACATGCTGACGCCGCACGTCAAGCCCGGCGTGACCACCCTCGAGCTCGACCGCCTGGCGCTCGACTACATCCAGAACGTCCAGCACACCACGTCGGCGACGGTGGGTTACCAGCCGCCGGGCTACCCGCCCTTCCCCGCCGCGCTGTGCACCTCGGTCAACCACCAGGTGTGCCACGGCATCCCGAACGAGCGGCCGCTGAAGAACGGGGACATCGTCAACATCGACGTCACCGTCATCAAGGACGGCTGGCACGGCGACACCAGCCGCATGTTCATCGTCGGCGAGGGCTCGATCGCCGCCAAGCGGCTGTGCGCGGTCACCTACGAGGCGATGTGGCGCGGCATCGTCAAGGTCAAGCCCGGCGCGCGGCTGGGGGACATCGGCCACGCCATCCAGACCTTCGCCGAGAACCAGGGCTTCTCGGTGGTGCGCGAGTTCTGCGGCCACGGCGTGGGCCGCAAGTTCCACGAGGAGCCGCAGGTGCTGCACTACGGCCGGCCCGGCACGCTGGAAGAGCTGGTGCCCGGCATGGTGTTCACCATCGAACCGATGATCAACGCCGGCCGGCGCGAGATCAAGGAGCTGGGCGACGGCTGGACCATCGTCACCAAGGACCGCTCGCTGTCGGCGCAGTGGGAGCACATGATCGCCGTCACCGAGACCGGCTACGAGGTGCTCACGCTGTCGGCCGGCAGCCCGCCGCCGCCGGCCTTCGTGCCGGCCGTCGCCGCCGCGGCCTGA
- a CDS encoding sensor domain-containing diguanylate cyclase, with product MRRLAAARLEPTPEHYARAYAEEAGLPPPATAAPVTPPAEPAPTADWAPLIERIARGLERGGRQWTAARKKDSLQRVLDGARRDDQRLAQRLRQLLAGWESDQDDSGIEVEAGPGTGEGAVLQPAVAAPQPAASAGADQWPRVVPPLQRTVAAALPTDDPRALALADELAGLADGLAAQGPTADLLAALDDACERARRLLQHRHHLVEELATLCREMAGGIVELAEDDSWAQGQAQALQLRLGDERLSTRGVRSAVDLLAQTRARQQQLKGERDRAREALKALLQRLLAELGTLDRHTGRFSDSLGRYAEVIERADSLDSLAGTVREMVEESRAVQQRVGDTRSRLQAEHDRAAELEQRVRDLEGELRRLSDEVSTDTLTQIANRRGLVQAFEQQRAQIEREPAPLAIGLLDVDNFKKLNDSLGHAAGDTALKALAEQVKASLRPQDLIARYGGEEFVVLLPGTDVDEGRQILTRLQRGLSGSLFLHDAQPVFVTFSAGITQWRPGESLEVALERSDEALYEAKRTGKNRTCAA from the coding sequence TTGCGCCGCCTGGCCGCCGCGCGGCTGGAGCCCACCCCCGAGCACTACGCCCGCGCCTATGCCGAGGAGGCCGGCCTGCCGCCGCCGGCGACCGCCGCGCCCGTGACCCCGCCCGCCGAGCCCGCGCCCACGGCCGACTGGGCGCCGCTCATCGAGCGCATCGCCCGCGGCCTGGAACGGGGCGGCCGCCAGTGGACCGCGGCGCGCAAGAAGGACAGCCTGCAGCGGGTGCTGGACGGTGCCCGCCGCGACGACCAGCGGCTGGCCCAGCGGCTGCGCCAGCTGCTCGCCGGCTGGGAATCGGACCAGGACGACAGCGGCATCGAGGTCGAGGCCGGCCCCGGCACCGGGGAGGGCGCCGTCCTCCAGCCGGCCGTGGCGGCGCCGCAGCCCGCCGCGTCGGCCGGCGCCGACCAGTGGCCGCGGGTGGTGCCGCCGCTGCAGCGCACCGTGGCGGCCGCGCTGCCGACCGACGACCCGCGGGCGCTGGCGCTGGCCGACGAACTGGCCGGCCTCGCCGACGGCCTGGCCGCGCAGGGCCCGACGGCCGACCTGCTGGCGGCGCTGGACGACGCCTGCGAACGCGCCCGCCGGCTGCTGCAGCACCGCCACCACCTGGTCGAGGAACTCGCCACGCTGTGCCGCGAGATGGCCGGCGGCATCGTCGAGCTGGCGGAGGACGACAGCTGGGCGCAGGGCCAGGCGCAGGCGCTGCAGCTGCGCCTGGGCGACGAGCGGCTCAGCACCCGCGGCGTGCGCTCGGCGGTCGACCTGCTGGCGCAGACGCGCGCTCGCCAGCAGCAGCTCAAGGGCGAACGCGACCGCGCGCGCGAGGCGCTGAAGGCGCTGCTGCAACGGCTGCTCGCCGAGCTGGGAACGCTGGACCGGCACACCGGCCGCTTCTCCGACAGCCTGGGCCGCTATGCGGAAGTGATCGAGCGGGCCGATTCGCTCGACAGCCTGGCCGGCACCGTGCGCGAGATGGTCGAGGAAAGCCGGGCCGTGCAGCAGCGCGTCGGCGACACCCGTTCGCGCCTGCAGGCCGAGCACGACCGCGCCGCCGAGCTGGAGCAGCGCGTGCGCGACCTCGAGGGCGAATTGCGCCGGCTGTCCGACGAGGTGTCCACCGACACGCTGACCCAGATCGCCAACCGGCGCGGCCTGGTGCAGGCCTTCGAGCAGCAGCGCGCGCAGATCGAGCGCGAGCCGGCGCCGCTGGCCATCGGCCTGCTCGACGTCGACAACTTCAAGAAGCTCAACGACAGCCTGGGCCATGCCGCCGGCGACACCGCGCTCAAGGCGCTGGCCGAGCAGGTGAAGGCGTCGCTGCGGCCGCAGGACCTGATCGCCCGCTACGGCGGCGAGGAGTTCGTCGTGCTGCTGCCCGGCACCGACGTCGACGAAGGCCGGCAGATCCTCACCCGGCTGCAGCGCGGCCTGTCGGGCAGCCTCTTCCTGCACGACGCGCAGCCGGTGTTCGTCACCTTCTCCGCCGGCATCACGCAGTGGCGGCCCGGTGAATCGCTGGAGGTGGCGCTGGAGCGGTCGGACGAGGCCCTGTACGAAGCCAAGCGCACCGGCAAGAACCGCACGTGCGCCGCCTGA
- a CDS encoding [protein-PII] uridylyltransferase yields the protein MSAVADAVAPDIDRLRRQFRDGKAALIGAFRDSAPTARAGSTLTRGLARHVDTTLAELWRQHGLPDDAALAAVGGYGRGELYPHSDIDVLVLLPPGQASPDDRLRSRLEAFITACWDIGLEIGSSVRSVADCVAEARADVTVQTALLESRLLTGSRRLFEAFQRDTFAALDPKAFLRAKQLEMRQRHQKYEDTPYALEPNCKESPGGLRDLQVLLWVAQAAGLGRSWAELAGRGLATRFELSQLQRNEGVLRLIRARLHMVAGRREDRLVFDLQTAVAESFDLKATRHHRASELLMRRYYWAAKAVTQLNQILLLNIEERINGSADAPMRPINARFLDRGGTLEVVSDDLYQRNPHAILETFLVHQQTPGINGLSARTLRALYNARRLMDAGFRRDPLNRELFMDILRQPRGQTKALRLMNQTSVLGRYLWVFRRIVGQMQHDLFHVYTVDQHILMVLRNVRRFFIVEHAHEYPLCSQIASQFERPWVLYVAALFHDVAKGRGGDHSELGAREVRRFCADHGLDAEDTVLLEFLVREHLTMSRVAQKEDLSDPQVIAAFAAQMGNARTLNALYLLTVADIRGTSPKVWNAWKGKLLEDLYRLTLRALGAGGVNADAEIEFRKTEARQLLALHSQLPGTEQPLWQTLDVRYFARHDASELAWHARVLWRHVTTDAPVVRARMSPLGEGLQVLVYSPDRADLFARVCGYFDSAGFNIQDAKVHTTRTGYALDTFQIVSPHLDAGAAHRDMISLVETQAAQAIASSGPLPEPGRGRVSRRVRSFPVHPRVTLTPDERGQRWLLSISASDRSGLLYAISRVLARHRINLQLAKITTLGERVEDTFLVDGPELSQPKAQLQIETELLDAVS from the coding sequence GTGTCCGCCGTCGCCGACGCCGTCGCGCCCGACATCGACCGCCTGCGGCGGCAGTTCCGCGACGGCAAGGCGGCGCTGATCGGCGCCTTCCGCGACAGCGCCCCTACCGCCCGCGCCGGCAGCACGCTGACGCGCGGCCTGGCCCGGCACGTCGACACCACGCTGGCCGAGCTGTGGCGCCAGCACGGCCTGCCCGACGACGCCGCCCTGGCGGCGGTGGGCGGCTACGGTCGGGGCGAGCTCTACCCCCATTCCGACATCGACGTGCTGGTGCTGCTGCCGCCCGGGCAGGCCTCGCCCGACGACCGGCTGAGGTCGCGGCTGGAAGCCTTCATCACCGCCTGCTGGGACATCGGCCTGGAGATCGGCTCCTCGGTGCGCAGCGTGGCCGACTGCGTGGCCGAGGCGCGGGCCGACGTCACCGTGCAGACCGCGCTGCTGGAGTCGCGGCTGCTCACCGGCTCGCGCCGGCTGTTCGAGGCCTTCCAGCGCGACACCTTCGCCGCGCTCGACCCCAAGGCCTTCCTGCGCGCCAAGCAGCTGGAGATGCGCCAGCGCCACCAGAAGTACGAGGACACGCCCTACGCGCTGGAGCCCAACTGCAAGGAAAGCCCGGGCGGGCTGCGCGACCTGCAGGTGCTGCTGTGGGTGGCGCAGGCGGCCGGCCTGGGCCGCAGCTGGGCCGAACTGGCCGGCCGCGGCCTGGCCACCCGCTTCGAGCTGAGCCAGCTGCAGCGCAACGAGGGCGTGCTGCGGCTGATCCGCGCGCGGCTGCACATGGTGGCCGGCCGGCGCGAGGACCGGCTGGTCTTCGACCTGCAGACGGCGGTGGCCGAGAGCTTCGACCTGAAGGCCACCCGCCACCACCGCGCCAGCGAGCTGCTGATGCGCCGCTACTACTGGGCGGCCAAGGCGGTGACGCAGCTCAACCAGATCCTGCTGCTGAACATCGAGGAGCGCATCAACGGCTCGGCCGACGCGCCGATGCGGCCGATCAACGCCCGCTTCCTCGACCGCGGCGGCACGCTGGAGGTGGTCAGCGACGACCTGTACCAGCGCAACCCGCACGCCATCCTGGAGACCTTCCTGGTCCACCAGCAGACGCCGGGCATCAACGGGCTGTCGGCGCGCACCCTGCGGGCGCTGTACAACGCGCGCCGGCTGATGGACGCCGGCTTCCGCCGCGACCCGCTGAACCGCGAGCTGTTCATGGACATCCTGCGCCAGCCGCGCGGGCAGACCAAGGCGCTGCGGCTGATGAACCAGACCTCGGTGCTGGGCCGCTACCTGTGGGTGTTCCGCCGCATCGTCGGCCAGATGCAGCACGACCTGTTCCACGTCTACACGGTGGACCAGCACATCCTGATGGTGCTGCGCAACGTGCGGCGGTTCTTCATCGTGGAGCACGCGCACGAGTACCCGCTGTGCTCGCAGATCGCCTCGCAGTTCGAGCGACCCTGGGTGCTGTACGTCGCCGCGCTGTTCCACGACGTGGCCAAGGGCCGCGGGGGCGACCACTCCGAGCTCGGCGCCCGCGAGGTGCGCCGCTTCTGCGCCGACCACGGGCTGGACGCCGAGGACACGGTGCTGCTGGAGTTCCTGGTGCGTGAGCACCTGACGATGTCGCGGGTGGCGCAGAAGGAGGACCTGAGCGATCCGCAGGTCATCGCCGCCTTCGCCGCGCAGATGGGCAACGCGCGCACGCTCAACGCCCTCTACCTGCTGACGGTGGCCGACATCCGCGGCACCAGCCCGAAGGTGTGGAACGCCTGGAAGGGCAAGCTGCTGGAGGACCTGTACCGGCTGACCCTGCGCGCGCTCGGCGCCGGCGGGGTCAACGCCGACGCCGAGATCGAGTTCCGCAAGACCGAGGCGCGCCAGCTGCTCGCGCTGCACTCGCAACTGCCGGGCACCGAGCAGCCGCTGTGGCAGACGCTGGACGTGCGCTACTTCGCGCGGCACGACGCCAGCGAGCTGGCCTGGCATGCGCGGGTGCTGTGGCGCCATGTCACCACCGACGCACCGGTGGTCCGCGCCCGGATGTCGCCGCTGGGCGAGGGGCTGCAGGTGCTGGTGTACTCGCCGGACCGGGCCGACCTCTTCGCCAGGGTCTGCGGCTACTTCGACTCGGCCGGCTTCAACATCCAGGACGCCAAGGTGCACACCACGCGCACCGGCTACGCGCTGGACACCTTCCAGATCGTCAGCCCGCACCTGGACGCCGGTGCCGCCCACCGCGACATGATCTCGCTGGTGGAGACGCAGGCGGCGCAGGCCATCGCCTCCAGCGGCCCGCTGCCCGAGCCGGGCCGCGGCCGCGTGTCGCGCCGGGTGCGCAGCTTCCCGGTGCACCCGCGGGTGACGCTGACCCCGGACGAACGCGGCCAGCGCTGGCTGTTGTCGATCAGCGCCAGCGACCGCTCGGGCCTGCTCTACGCCATCTCGCGCGTGCTGGCCCGCCACCGCATCAACCTGCAGCTGGCGAAGATCACCACGCTGGGCGAGCGGGTGGAAGACACCTTCCTGGTCGACGGGCCGGAACTGTCGCAGCCCAAGGCGCAGCTGCAGATCGAGACCGAGCTGCTGGACGCGGTCAGCTGA
- a CDS encoding sugar O-acetyltransferase, with protein MKTELEKMLAGEPYQPLDPDLVARRQRARQLCQALNTGAEADTDERRRLAQSLFGRGGDSVWLQPPFFCDYGANIELGERVFFNVNCVVLDVCRVRIGDFTLFGPAVQVYTALHPMDAARRRREEFGRPVDIGSDVWVGGGAIVLPGVRIGSRAVIGAGSVVTRDVPDGVFAAGNPCRVVRELEG; from the coding sequence ATGAAGACCGAACTCGAGAAGATGCTGGCCGGCGAGCCCTACCAGCCGCTGGACCCTGACCTGGTGGCGCGCCGCCAACGGGCCCGGCAGCTGTGCCAGGCGTTGAACACCGGTGCCGAGGCCGACACCGACGAGCGTCGGCGGCTGGCCCAGTCGCTGTTCGGCCGCGGCGGCGATTCGGTCTGGCTGCAGCCGCCGTTCTTCTGCGACTACGGCGCCAACATCGAGCTCGGCGAGCGGGTGTTCTTCAACGTCAACTGCGTGGTGCTCGACGTCTGCCGGGTCCGCATCGGCGACTTCACGCTGTTCGGGCCGGCGGTGCAGGTCTACACCGCGCTGCACCCCATGGACGCCGCACGGCGCCGCCGCGAGGAGTTCGGCCGGCCGGTCGACATCGGCAGCGATGTCTGGGTCGGCGGTGGCGCGATCGTCCTGCCCGGCGTCCGCATCGGCTCACGGGCCGTCATCGGGGCCGGCAGCGTCGTCACCCGCGACGTGCCGGACGGCGTGTTCGCGGCCGGCAACCCGTGCCGGGTGGTGCGCGAGTTGGAGGGGTGA